The proteins below come from a single Xenopus tropicalis strain Nigerian chromosome 9, UCB_Xtro_10.0, whole genome shotgun sequence genomic window:
- the LOC101733830 gene encoding orexin receptor type 2-like isoform X1 encodes MNSSGGVEDINSSLLGFTVHSNQSIQIVGNDSQELNVEELEKMLFLFDKEPITITLTTMYVLSFVVGIIGNIMSIKVLTGKRSGRTSSLSATRSLLINLAICDLMVVCICMPITVGNLIYKVWVYGDFLCRAVPFIQAVSVSASVLSLTVISVNRYYNVHNPLNARSFFTQKKILCTIVVVWVVSSSICMPLIFMNRRDEIAIIPGLPFVFPICLEIWPHVMFKQAYNFLLFCALYCLPVLFNMVICFLTIRKLWSSAYNFKECDSRNQSLPVSRLKVRKKIAKMVVALVSLFAVSWLPVYMLDIWIDFNIPQPSQEDTPSPWILHLRPFAQWLGLTNSSLNPICYCFVGDLYRSAKQMKSIYHNRMISLFSFSFSDGSPPSMPRLLSYKNSVSSAKNSKNSCPLAMGDACENCYPVINVCETSAVKTIPRHQLS; translated from the coding sequence ATGAATTCATCTGGTGGCGTGGAAGATATTAACTCATCTCTGCTTGGCTTTACAGTGCACAGCAATCAGTCCATACAGATAGTGGGAAATGATAGCCAGGAGTTGAATGTAGAAGAACTGGAAAAAATGTTATTTCTCTTTGACAAAGAACCTATCACTATTACCCTTACTACTATGTATGTCCTCTCATTCGTTGTAGGTATTATTGGCAATATTATGTCTATTAAGGTTCTGACTGGAAAACGGAGTGGAAGGACATCTAGTTTAAGTGCCACCAGAAGCCTGCTTATCAATTTGGCTATATGTGACCTTATGGTGGTTTGTATCTGTATGCCCATTACAGTTGGCAACTTAATATATAAAGTATGGGTATATGGAGATTTTCTGTGCAGAGCAGTGCCTTTTATCCAAGCTGTGTCTGTATCTGCCAGTGTGCTTAGCCTAACAGTTATTAGTGTGAACAGGTACTATAATGTACATAACCCTCTTAACGCCAGATCTTTCTTTACCCAAAAGAAAATATTATGTACCATTGTAGTGGTGTGGGTTGTATCCTCCAGTATATGCATGCCTCTAATATTTATGAACAGAAGAGATGAGATAGCAATCATTCCAGGTTTGCCATTTGTTTTCCCAATCTGTCTAGAAATATGGCCCCATGTTATGTTCAAACAGGCATATAACTTCCTCTTGTTCTGTGCTTTGTATTGCCTGCCAGTTCTCTTCAACATGGTCATTTGCTTCCTGACTATACGCAAACTTTGGAGCTCTGCCTACAATTTTAAAGAGTGTGACTCAAGAAACCAGTCTTTGCCAGTTTCCAGACTCAAAGTCAGAAAGAAAATCGCTAAAATGGTGGTTGCCTTGGTATCACTTTTTGCAGTTTCCTGGTTACCAGTTTACATGTTGGACATCTGGATTGATTTTAACATTCCCCAGCCATCTCAGGAAGATACTCCTTCACCTTGGATTCTTCATCTGAGACCATTCGCTCAATGGCTTGGACTCACTAACTCCAGTCTCAACCCAATATGCTACTGTTTTGTAGGAGACCTCTATAGGTCGGCCAAGCAAATGAAGAGCATTTATCACAACAGAATGATTTCTCTTTTCAGTTTCTCATTTTCCGATGGATCTCCACCATCGATGCCTAGGCTACTCTCTTACAAAAACTCAGTTAGTTCCGCCAAGAACTCAAAAAACAGTTGTCCACTAGCAATGGGGGACGCTTGTGAGAACTGCTACCCTGTGATCAACGTGTGTGAAACTTCTGCTGTAAAAACCATACCACGCCACCAGTTGAGTTAA